The proteins below come from a single Zea mays cultivar B73 chromosome 8, Zm-B73-REFERENCE-NAM-5.0, whole genome shotgun sequence genomic window:
- the LOC100285465 gene encoding Transcription repressor OFP1-like, with translation MSNHHRFKLSHLMPNSWFYKLRDMKKPRPASTRNRQTTRTWSKRSTSHYYHGAISPKPLLPVSPHRSYCYYLNTTHSTSLEKLHPSTSTSTLHRLNTKASDIQFPTDHHRRRPASRTMVIESKHEFQDLQLRPIRTRAVLTGSISGTSPSSPRLRSRRLPPAPNGAGGISTTGSAIGGGRRRTAARRSFAVVKASADPLRDFKESMVQMIVENDMSAPEDLQELLECYLSLNSMEYHGVIVEVFREIWLQIVHDIIDED, from the coding sequence atgagcaACCATCACAGGTTCAAACTATCCCATCTCATGCCTAACTCTTGGTTCTACAAGCTGAGGGACATGAAGAAACCCAGGCCAGCAAGCACAAGAAACAGGCAAACAACAAGAACGTGGTCTAAGAGATCAACAAGCCACTACTACCATGGAGCCATCAGTCCCAAACCGCTTCTTCCAGTATCACCACACAGATCCTACTGCTACTACCTGAACACAACGCATAGTACGTCACTTGAGAAGCTACacccctccacctccacctccaccctcCATCGTCTTAACACAAAGGCATCAGACATCCAATTCCCCACAGatcaccaccgccgccgcccaGCAAGCCGCACCATGGTCATCGAATCCAAGCACGAGTTCCAAGACTTGCAGCTACGTCCGATCCGCACAAGGGCAGTGCTCACCGGAtctataagcggaacaagcccgaGCTCGCCGAGGCTGAGGAGCAGAAGGTTGCCGCCTGCTCCCAATGGCGCCGGTGGCATCAGTACTACGGGCAGTGCTATTGGTGGTGGCCGGCGGAGAACCGCTGCTAGGAGGAGCTTCGCCGTCGTGAAGGCGTCGGCAGATCCGCTCAGGGATTTCAAGGAGAGCATGGTGCAGATGATCGTCGAGAACGACATGAGCGCGCCGGAGGATCTGCAGGAGCTTCTTGAGTGCTACTTGTCCCTCAACTCGATGGAGTACCATGGCGTTATAGTGGAGGTTTTCAGAGAAATTTGGCTTCAGATTGTCCACGACATTATTGATGAAGATTGA